Proteins from a single region of Aythya fuligula isolate bAytFul2 chromosome 3, bAytFul2.pri, whole genome shotgun sequence:
- the CTSB gene encoding cathepsin B, with the protein MWPSVSILCILVALANARSIPYYPPLSSDLVNHINKLNTTWKAGHNFHNTDMSYVKKLCGTFLGGPKLPERVDFAADLDLPDNFDSRKQWPNCPTISEIRDQGSCGSCWAFGAVEAISDRICVHTNAKVSVEVSAEDLLSCCGFECGMGCNGGYPSGAWRYWTERGLVSGGLYDSHVGCRPYSIPPCEHHVNGSRPPCTGEGGETPRCSRHCEPGYSPSYKEDKHYGITSYGVPHSEKEIMAEIYKNGPVEGAFIVYEDFLMYKSGVYQHVSGEQVGGHAIRILGWGVENGTPYWLAANSWNTDWGDNGFFKILRGEDHCGIESEIVAGIPRTEQYWKRM; encoded by the exons ATGTGGCCGTCCGTGTCCATCCTGTGCATCCTGGTGGCCTTGGCCAACGCCCGCAGCATTCCTTACTACCCGCCGCTCTCCAGCGACCTGGTCAACCACATCAACAAGCTCAACACCACCTGGAAG GCAGGACACAACTTCCACAACACTGACATGAGCTACGTGAAGAAGCTCTGTGGCACCTTCCTAGGTGGGCCCAAGCTCCCCGAGAG GGTAGATTTCGCTGCGGATCTGGACTTGCCAGATAACTTCGACTCACGGAAGCAGTGGCCCAACTGTCCCACCATCAGCGAGATAAGAGACCAGGGCTCCTGTGGCTCTTGCTGG GCCTTTGGTGCTGTAGAAGCCATTTCGGACAGGATCTGTGTCCACACAAACGCCAAGGTGAGCGTGGAGGTGTCGGCGGAGGACTTGCTGTCATGCTGTGGCTTCGAGTGCGGCATGGG GTGCAATGGTGGTTACCCCTCTGGTGCGTGGAGGTACTGGACAGAGCGGGGCCTCGTGTCTGGAGGCCTCTACGACTCCCACGTGG GCTGCCGTCCCTACTCCATCCCACCCTGTGAGCACCACGTCAATGGCTCCCGGCCACCGTGTAccggggagggaggagaaaccCCCAGGTGCAGCCGGCACTGCGAGCCTGGCTACTCGCCCTCGTACAAGGAGGACAAGCACTACG GCATCACGTCCTACGGCGTCCCTCACAGCGAGAAGGAAATCATGGCTGAGATCTACAAGAACGGACCGGTGGAAGGAGCCTTTATCGTCTACGAGGACTTCCTGATGTACAAGTCTG GGGTGTACCAGCACGTGTCCGGCGAGCAGGTCGGAGGCCACGCGATCCGGATCCTGGGCTGGGGGGTCGAAAATGGGACCCCCTACTGGCTGGCTGCCAACTCCTGGAACACCGACTGGGGGGATAACG GCTTCTTCAAAATCCTCCGAGGCGAGGACCACTGCGGCATCGAGTCCGAAATCGTGGCTGGCATCCCCCGGACGGAGCAATACTGGAAGAGGATGTAA